A window of bacterium contains these coding sequences:
- a CDS encoding glycogen-binding domain-containing protein: MPRTAQRILPSLLLALVACGAAQAAEVTFRHEAPGAAAVYLAGEFNNWSDSADPMSGQDGVWTLTRDLAPGTYQYKFVVDGNWVPDANNGATADDGFGGQNSVLTVKDGDTALAAAAAGAAGGLAGAAAPAP, from the coding sequence ATGCCCCGGACCGCCCAACGAATCCTTCCGTCCCTGCTGCTGGCGCTCGTCGCCTGCGGCGCCGCCCAGGCCGCCGAGGTGACCTTCCGCCACGAGGCGCCGGGGGCCGCGGCCGTGTACCTGGCCGGCGAGTTCAACAACTGGAGCGACAGCGCCGACCCCATGTCCGGCCAGGACGGCGTCTGGACCCTGACCCGCGACCTGGCTCCCGGCACCTACCAGTACAAGTTCGTGGTCGACGGGAACTGGGTGCCCGACGCGAACAACGGCGCCACGGCCGACGACGGCTTCGGCGGACAGAATTCGGTGCTCACGGTCAAGGACGGCGACACGGCGCTCGCGGCGGCGGCGGCCGGCGCCGCCGGTGGTCTGGCCGGGGCCGCGGCGCCCGCGCCGG
- the ugpC gene encoding sn-glycerol-3-phosphate ABC transporter ATP-binding protein UgpC produces the protein MAQVRLEQVRKTYPGGVEAVAPMDLEIAHGEFTVLVGPSGCGKSTTLRMVAGLEEVTGGTIHIGDRMVNDVEPRDRNIAMVFQSYALYPHMSVADNMGFGLKMRKKSRDEIRSRVAEAAKVLGIENLLERKPRALSGGQRQRVALGRAIVRDPDVFLFDEPLSNLDAKMRVQMRTEIARLHHRLGATMIYVTHDQTEAMTLADRIVVLAGGGIAQVGAPLELYERPVNEFVAQFIGSPAMNFLPGRLVRRDGGLALACADGATVWPLPAGFAPDAALLDRDLQLGIRPEHLDLDTDAPGLTAPVQVVESLGNETLAYFEVAGRQITARGDGQLQAAVEQPLRLSCRPDHIHLFAADAGGANLLL, from the coding sequence TTGGCCCAGGTGAGACTCGAGCAGGTGCGCAAGACCTACCCCGGCGGCGTCGAGGCCGTCGCCCCGATGGATCTGGAGATCGCCCACGGCGAGTTCACGGTCCTGGTCGGCCCCTCGGGGTGCGGCAAGTCCACGACCCTGCGCATGGTGGCGGGCCTCGAGGAGGTCACCGGCGGCACGATCCACATCGGCGACCGCATGGTCAACGACGTCGAACCCCGCGACCGCAACATCGCCATGGTCTTCCAGAGCTACGCGCTGTACCCCCACATGAGCGTGGCGGACAACATGGGCTTCGGCCTGAAGATGCGGAAGAAGAGCAGGGACGAGATCCGCTCCCGCGTGGCCGAGGCGGCGAAGGTCCTCGGCATCGAGAACCTGCTCGAGCGCAAGCCCCGCGCCCTGAGCGGCGGCCAGCGCCAGCGCGTGGCGCTCGGCCGGGCCATCGTGCGCGATCCGGACGTCTTCCTCTTCGACGAGCCCCTGAGCAACCTCGACGCCAAGATGCGCGTGCAGATGCGCACCGAGATCGCCCGCCTGCACCACCGCCTGGGCGCCACCATGATCTACGTCACCCACGACCAGACCGAGGCCATGACCCTCGCTGATCGCATCGTCGTTCTGGCCGGCGGCGGCATCGCCCAGGTCGGCGCACCGTTGGAGCTTTACGAGCGTCCGGTCAACGAATTCGTGGCCCAGTTCATCGGCAGCCCGGCCATGAACTTCCTGCCCGGCCGCCTCGTGCGGCGCGACGGCGGCCTGGCCCTGGCCTGCGCCGACGGTGCCACCGTGTGGCCGCTGCCGGCGGGCTTCGCCCCCGACGCGGCGCTCCTGGACCGGGACCTGCAGCTCGGCATCCGGCCCGAGCATCTCGACCTCGACACCGACGCGCCGGGGCTCACCGCTCCGGTCCAGGTGGTCGAGTCGCTGGGCAACGAGACCCTGGCCTACTTCGAGGTGGCCGGACGCCAGATCACCGCCCGCGGCGACGGCCAGCTGCAGGCCGCCGTCGAGCAGCCGCTGCGGCTGTCGTGCCGCCCCGACCACATCCACCTCTTCGCCGCCGACGCGGGCGGCGCCAACCTGCTCCTGTGA